The DNA region TCGTTTACATGAATTACAAACGGACAATGGTTACAGATAAAGAAAATAACCGTTCCTTTTTCGTCTTTTAAATCAGTCAAAGACATCATGTCGTCACTTACGGTGTTTATCAATTCAAAATCTGGGGCTTTTGTCCCTAAGGGAATCATATTTGAGGGTGTTCTCGCCATTATTTGAGTATTTATATCGAAAGAATCTATATTTGGTCTGATAAATCAATTCTTTTTCCTTGTATTTTCGTTAAAAATACTCGCTTTAGCTATGGCTAGAACTGCGTTTTTTGCCTCAATTCAAAAAAAATATTTTAATTTAATTTAAACCAAATATAGATTCTTTCGATATTATATTTGTAGTTTTATAGTTTAAAATTACTAAAAATATGGCAGACACTATTTCTTTTGAAGATTTTACCAAAGTCGATATCCGTACAGGTACAATAATCGAGGTAAACGAGTTTCCGAAGGCTAAAAAACCAGCCTATCAGCTGACGATAGATTTCGGCAAATTAGGTATTAAAAAATCTAGTGCTCAGATTACGAAATTGTATTCAAAAGAAGATTTACTGAACAAACAAATTACCGCTGTCGTTAATTTCAAACCCAAACAAATAGCCAATTTTGTTAGTGAATGCTTAGTATTAGGCATTGAAAACGACAAGGGCGAGGTTACACTTTTAAAATCTGCAACAAAAACAATTAACGGAACAACTGTGAATTAAAATTCCAATCCCGATAGTTATCGGGATAAATTCCAACTATTTACAAAACCTAAATGCCAGTAACAACCAATACACATCTACAAAAATTAGCAGAAAAACTGGCTGGCGAACTCTTTTATGACGATTTACATAAAAGTATTTATGCCACGGACGCTTCCGTGTATCGGAAAATTCCGTTAGCTGTTGCATTTCCTAAGCATATCGACGACCTAAAAATCCTTATAGATTTTGCCCAAACCAATCAGATTACGTTAATACCGAGGGCGGCAGGTACATCACTGGCCGGACAATGTGTGGGTGATGGTATTGTGGTAGATATTTCAAAACATTTTACCGAGATTCTCGCATTTGACGAAAATGCTAAAACCATTACGGTACAACCTGGCATTGTAAGAGACGAGCTCAATCTTTACCTGAAACCTTACGGATTGTTTTTTGGTCCCAACACCTCAACTAGTAATCGCTGCATGATTGGCGGTATGGTAGGCAACAACTCTTCTGGAACTACTTCTATTCAATACGGTGTTACACGTGATAAAATTATTAAATTAAATACTTTACTTTCAGATGGTTCAGAAGTATTATTTAAATCATTAAGTAAAAAAGAATTTAAACAAAAAAGTGTTGGACATAAATTAGAAAACAGTATTTATGCTACCCTTTTACATGAGTTATCCAACAAAGAAAATCAACAAGAAATTGTAAACGAATTTCCGAAACCTTCTATTCATAGAAGAAATACAGGCTATGCAATTGACGAGTTATTAAATACTGATGCTTTTACGGATGCTGAAGAAAACATCAATATCGCTAAACTACTCTGCGGAAGCGAAGGTACATTGGCATTTACAACTGCTATTACCTTACAATTAGACGACTTACCTCCACCAAAAAGCCTAGTGGTTGCAGTACATTTTAAGAGTATTCAAGAAAGCTTAGAAGCTACGGTTATAGCCATGAAGCACAATTTATATACCTGTGAATTGATGGACAAAACCATACTTGATTGTACCAAAAATAATCGCGAGCAACTAAAAAACAGGTATTTTGTTGAAGGCGACCCAGAAGCGATATTGTTACTAGAAATCAAAGCTGATTCTGACGAAGAAACCAACAGGTTAGCCGACATTTTAATTGCCGACTTGCAGCAACACAAGTTCGGTTATGCCTATCCTAAATTAGTTAATGAAGACAGCTTAAAAGCCGCTGAACTCCGCAAAGCTGGACTGGGATTATTAGGAAACATAGTAGGCGATAATAAAGCCGTGGCTTGTATAGAAGATACTGCAGTCGATTTAAACGACTTACCCGCTTATATCAAGGAATTTACCGCAATGATGGACAGTTATGGGCAAAAAGCGGTGTATTACGCCCATGCTGGAGCTGGGGAATTGCACCTCCGCCCCATTCTGAACCTTAAAAAATCAGATGATGTGGTGCTGTTTAAAACGATAACCACTGAAACTGCCAAACTCGTAAAGAAATATAAAGGTTCTTTTAGTGGCGAACACGGTGATGGTATTGTGCGTGGCGAATTTATTCCACTCATGATTGGTGATAAAAATTACGAATTGCTCAAACGTATTAAACATGCTTTTGATCCCAATAACATTTTTAATAAAGGAAAGATTGTGGATGCTTTTCCGATGGATGAATCGTTACGGTACAAAATTGACCGAAAAGAGCCTGAAATTGGAACCCTAATGGATTTTTCAGATTCTGAAGGCATTTTAAAAGCAGCAGAAAAATGTAATGGCTCAGGCGATTGCCGCAAAACCACTAACATGGGCGGAATGATGTGTCCGAGTTACAGAGCCACCTTAGATGAAAAAGATACCACAAGAGCAAGAGCCAATGCCTTACGGGAATTTTTAACGAACGGAACAGATAAAACCAACAAGTTTGACAATGCAGAACTCAAAAAAGTTTTTGACTTATGTTTGAGCTGTAAAGCCTGTGCCAGTGAATGTCCTAGTAATGTGGATGTCGCCAGTTTTAAAGCGGAATTTTTATACCAATATCAGAAGGTTAATAAACCTTCGTTTAGCACTAAAATGTTTGCCAATAATGTAAAATACAACAAGCTAGGCAGTATTTTTCCGACATTGACCAATGCTATTTTAAATACTTCGATATCTAAAAATATTATGGGCATTGCCAAGGAACGGAGCATACCCAAATTAGCAAAACAAACCTTAAAAAAGTGGATTAAACAAAATGAGTCCGAATTAAAACCAGCACAACCCGCAAAAGGAACACTAACCCTTTTTTGTGATGAATTTACCAATTTTTTTGATGTTCAGGTTGGTGTTGATGCCATACAATTACTGTCCAAATTAGGCTACAATATCAATTTTATTAATCATGTAGAAAGTGGTAGAAGCCATATTTCTAAAGGTTTTTTAGATGAAGCCAAAGCATTAGTCGATAAAAATGTTGCTGTTTTTAAGGATAATATTGATAAAGACAATCCACTTATTGGGCTAGAACCTTCCGCTATTTTATCATTTAGAGATGAATACTTACGCCTAGCAGATGATAAAGAAGCGGCCAAATCTCTAGCAACGCATGTGTTTACTATTGAGGAATTTTTGAATCAAGAAATTGCAAAAGGAAATATTACTTCTGCACAATTTACTGGTCAATCCAAAGAAATAAAAATTCATGGGCATTGTCATCAGAAGGCATTATCTAGTATTTCAAACACGTTTGCCATGTTAAATTTACCCGAAAATTACAACGTAACCATTATAAATTCCGGTTGTTGTGGAATGGCAGGATCCTTCGGTTATGAAAAAGAGCATTATAAATTGAGCATGCAAGTTGGCGAGCAATCACTCTTTTCAAAAATTAGAAAATTCGATCCTCAAACCGAAATTTCTGCTGCTGGTACCAGTTGTCGACATCAAATTTATGATGGAACGGAAAAGGTGGCGTTGCATCCGGTGCAGCTGCTTTTGAAGGCTTTGAAACAGGTTTAATTTTGTTTTTTTGTGAGTTATCAATTATATTAATCCTGATTATTCGTTTTATTTCATAGATGGTTCGTCACCCTGAACTTGTTTATTCATTAATTACTTATTAATTTTGATAGAATTCATGAATCTTCGATTTCAGGGTCGCATTTATTAAAAACTTGTATGTAAAATAGAAATGTGATGCTGAAACGAGTTCAGCATGAC from Aureibaculum sp. 2308TA14-22 includes:
- a CDS encoding tRNA-binding protein — its product is MADTISFEDFTKVDIRTGTIIEVNEFPKAKKPAYQLTIDFGKLGIKKSSAQITKLYSKEDLLNKQITAVVNFKPKQIANFVSECLVLGIENDKGEVTLLKSATKTINGTTVN
- a CDS encoding FAD-binding and (Fe-S)-binding domain-containing protein; its protein translation is MPVTTNTHLQKLAEKLAGELFYDDLHKSIYATDASVYRKIPLAVAFPKHIDDLKILIDFAQTNQITLIPRAAGTSLAGQCVGDGIVVDISKHFTEILAFDENAKTITVQPGIVRDELNLYLKPYGLFFGPNTSTSNRCMIGGMVGNNSSGTTSIQYGVTRDKIIKLNTLLSDGSEVLFKSLSKKEFKQKSVGHKLENSIYATLLHELSNKENQQEIVNEFPKPSIHRRNTGYAIDELLNTDAFTDAEENINIAKLLCGSEGTLAFTTAITLQLDDLPPPKSLVVAVHFKSIQESLEATVIAMKHNLYTCELMDKTILDCTKNNREQLKNRYFVEGDPEAILLLEIKADSDEETNRLADILIADLQQHKFGYAYPKLVNEDSLKAAELRKAGLGLLGNIVGDNKAVACIEDTAVDLNDLPAYIKEFTAMMDSYGQKAVYYAHAGAGELHLRPILNLKKSDDVVLFKTITTETAKLVKKYKGSFSGEHGDGIVRGEFIPLMIGDKNYELLKRIKHAFDPNNIFNKGKIVDAFPMDESLRYKIDRKEPEIGTLMDFSDSEGILKAAEKCNGSGDCRKTTNMGGMMCPSYRATLDEKDTTRARANALREFLTNGTDKTNKFDNAELKKVFDLCLSCKACASECPSNVDVASFKAEFLYQYQKVNKPSFSTKMFANNVKYNKLGSIFPTLTNAILNTSISKNIMGIAKERSIPKLAKQTLKKWIKQNESELKPAQPAKGTLTLFCDEFTNFFDVQVGVDAIQLLSKLGYNINFINHVESGRSHISKGFLDEAKALVDKNVAVFKDNIDKDNPLIGLEPSAILSFRDEYLRLADDKEAAKSLATHVFTIEEFLNQEIAKGNITSAQFTGQSKEIKIHGHCHQKALSSISNTFAMLNLPENYNVTIINSGCCGMAGSFGYEKEHYKLSMQVGEQSLFSKIRKFDPQTEISAAGTSCRHQIYDGTEKVALHPVQLLLKALKQV